The Flavobacterium sp. 140616W15 sequence GAAATTTTCATAAGAGCCTTTTCTTTTTTATACTATATCCCAGATTAGTTTAGTCACAGTAATCAGTGTTCACTAACACCAATAATAATCATTTGAGTATTTACTCTCAATAAAAAACCAGTATGCAAAAATAAGTATTCAGTTTTCATTTCACATCTCACATCCTACATTTCACATCCTACATTTCACATTCCACATTCCACATTCCACATCTCACCCTTAACTTTTCACTGCCCCAGCCTTTTCTTTCGATTTAACAAGTTGATTCACTCTCCAAATAAAAAATATAGAAAAAAGAGAAACAACTGAAATTACATATCCCAGGATATCATAATTTTCTAATGGAGAAGTTTTGGTTTCCTGATGAACAATTAATCCTGCACAAACAGCAGCAATACCACCAGCGATTTGTTGCATCGAAGAAGTAATCGACATATAAGCACCACGATCTTTCATTTCAGGGATACCCGTATTAAGAGTCGTTGCAGGAACCATACGGCTCATAATTCCCATAAACATAATCATAGTAAGACCAACAATCTGCCATAGAGGAACAGGACCAAGATTAGTATAAATTATGATGATAACAATCGTCAATAAAGATCCCGCAGTAAACAACCAAAACTTGTTAACCTTATCGCTTAATTTTCCAATAATAGGCATGATGAAAAGTACCGAAAGTCCGGTATAGAAAAACACCATTGGCAAATCTAATTGGCTTATTTTTATATTATTTACTAGAAAAGCACTACCGAAAGGCTGTAACATAAAACCACCTATAGATAAGAACGCAATAGCCATAAAACCAACTTGATAGTCTTTATTACTTAAAGTATGCCATAAATGTAAAAAAGGGCTTTTATCCGATTGTAACTCGAGGTGTTTCACTACAGGTTTCATCTTGATTACAATTGTAACAAGGATAAGAATTCCTAATCCAGCAATCATTAAAAAAGACGAATGCCAGCCCCAATGATTTGCAAAATAAATCCCTAACGGAATCCCCAAAATCTGACTTGATGCAAATGCCATTTGTATGAATCCCATCACACGGCCTCGCTGATGAATCACAAATAAATCGGTTACAATAGCCAATGATACCGAACCAATAACACCGCCAAAAAGACCAGTTACAATTCTGGCTGCAAGTAACAAAGCATAATTCGTTGCCAAGGCACAACATACAGTACCGATAATAAAACCTGTATAAAAGAAAATCAGCAATTTTTTTCGGTCAAATTTATCTGCAAAACCCGCTGCAAGCAATCCTGATATACCTGCACTGAATGCATAAGCAGAAACAGTCAACCCAAAATTTGCAGTAGTCATATCTAGTTTTTTCATCAGTATATCCCCTAGAGGAGAGATAACCATAAAATCTAAGATTACCGTAAATTGTAAAAGTGCCAATAAGACAATAATGTATTTTTGATAAGAAGAAAATGGGGGGATTTCTAATTTTGTTTTTTCCATTTTGATGATTGTATTTTTTATTAATTTAATTCTTGGCATTCATGTCCAAGACCATTTATAATATTGATTATCGTTTCGGCAGTAAGGGATTCCGAAACAATGCGTAATACGCAATCTACATCTTCAGTATCGATGCTCCATTGCAGAATATTTACATGATTATTTAGCGTTTTAGTCACTTCACAATCAGTACATAGTTGTTCTATGTTTGTTTTAAAAATATAGATTTTATCTAAATCTGTTTCCATAGTGTTATTTTATGGTTTTAATGCTCTTATTGAGGCCTGAAAGGCTTCTTTCATCATTTCTTGAGTAAGTTTAAATGGCTTTCCTCCCATGCTTTTCCCTTCATTATGAAAATTAAGTAACGTATATAAAGGGCCGTAGGCAATGCTCCAAAAAACTTCAAATTGCATCTCAACTATTTCTTTATTTTGCAATGCATTAGTGATAAATTGTTTCATGATTATTCTAAAATCAGAAAATTTGGTAGTAGAATTTAATATATCCTCAGCATGTGGAGATTGCTTTATCACTTCAAAAAAAGCTACTTTCTTAGGATGCTTAAATGTAAAAGCCGCACGATTCTGCCATTGAATCCATAAACCTTCCTCAAAACTCATATCAGGCGAAAAATTCTCTATGGTGGATGTAAAGAATTCTATCGCAATTTCTGCCCCAATTTTTTTAATCAAATCATCTTTATCTTTGTAATAAATATAGAGTGTCGCTACAGAGATTTTGCACGCTTTTGCTAACTTATTCATACTAAAGCCCTGAAAGCCATCCTGAACAATTAACTCAATCGCATTAGTAACAACTAACTTCTCTTTGTCTATATCTCTTACTCTCATTATTACAAATTTTTAGCAAATATAAAACAATAAGTGAATGAACGCTCTTTTATTAATTATTTTTTTATTTATGCTTAAAAATTAACTGTAAAGGGCACAAAGTTTAAAGCTATGGCTAAAAAGTTTTCACCATTAAGGCATTAAGTTTCATTAAGGATAAAACGTAACTTTCTTAATCTCTTAATGGTGAAAAAAATCTTTCTAATCTTTTTAATCTGTGGTAAAAAACAAGGACTAAACTTAATTTTTCTTTATTTCTTAATGGTAAAAAATTATTTAACTCGCAGTTAAATAAAACTTCAAGTCTAAATTTCTTAGCACCTCAGAACCTTTGTCACTTAGAACCTTAAAAAAAACTGGACCATAAGCAAAACTTGAAACTGGATTACTATCATGATCCACACCTACTTACCTTTGCATAATTATGAAAGACACGATAATTTCAAATTTAAAACAGATTCATGACCGCATTGAGAATGCTTGTATATTATCAGGCAGGAACAAATCGGATGTGCAATTGCTATTGGCTACCAAAACTGTTCCTGCTGACAACATACGCATAGCAATAGAAGCAGGTGAAACTCTGATAGGCGAAAATAAAATGCAGGAATTACGAGATAAAGATTCCGTATTAAAAGAATTGCATATCGAACGTCATTTTATAGGCCATCTGCAAACCAATAAAATAAAAGATGTCCTAAAATATGCAACTTGTATTCAGTCTTTAGACAGGCTTAGTTTAGCTCACGAATTAGACAAGCAATTACAAAAGCAAGGAAAAAACATAGATGTATTTGTACAAGTAAATACTTCGTATGAGGAAAGTAAATTCGGACTTGCCCCAAATGATGTCATTCCGTTTATCAAAGAAATTAAAAAATACGACAGACTGAAAATTAAAGGTTTAATGACAATTGGGTTGCTAGATGTACAAAAAGAAAAAATGCAGCCTTCACTCCGATTATTACGAGAAATAAGAGATACTATTTATGCTGAAGGAATAGAAAATCAGACTAAATTACTACTTTCTATGGGAATGTCACAAGATCTGGAACTAGCTATAGCCGAAGGTTCTAATATAGTACGAATAGGCACATCGATTTTTGGCAACCGCTTTTTAGGAAAAGAAATCTGGAATGAGAATATTGCAGAATAAACCATAATTTTGCATCAAATAAAATCAGATGAATCTATACGAACTTACCGTAAACGATACCGAAAAAGTAGCTTTAAATGACTTGCTTTTTAGCGAAGAAAACAAAGTAGCTTTGTCACAAACCATAAAAGAACATCAATATATTGATGAACTAAGAAAATACAACCTTAAAGTAGATAATAAAATATTTTTATACGGGCATACAGGTTGCGGAAAAACAACCACAGCAAAAGCGATTGCAACTGCTTTGAATAAAAATATCGTAATAATAAATCTAAGCACATTAATTAATGCCCGAATTGGAGAAACTTCCAGAAATGTAAAGGCAATATTTGATAAGGCCATTCGCGAAAAAGCTGTTTTATTCTTAGATGAATTTGACCAAATAGGAAAAAGTCGAGAAAGTGACGATAAGGATGTTGGCGAAATGCGCAGGCTTGTAAACACAATCATTCAGTTAATTGATTATTTTCCAGATGATAGTCTATTGATATGTGCAACAAACCATTATAATATCATAGACACTGCATTATTGAGAAGATTTCAGATACGATTGAAATTTGAAATGCCTGATGAAAAACAATTGGATTTATATTATGATAAATTACTAGTAACATTTCCTGTACATCTGCAAGATATTCAACGTAAGTATCAAATCTCTTATGCCGAAGCCAAAGATTACATCCATACTACAATGAAAAAACAAATCATTGAAGAATTAGAACTCCAAAAATAATTTTAACCACATAAGTGATATAAGTAAACACCAATTGCACGAATTCATACTAATTGATTGGTGCAAATTTGTATTTATTTCTTTTCAATAAAGCTCCCCTATCCTGCAAGGCCTTTTTTAAACCTCGCAGGTCTAATTATATCTACAAAAAACAAGGCAACAAATTTCGCGTTGTTTTCCTTAAGAGGTTTTTGATACCAATAAAATCTTAAAATAATTATGACAATACAATTCAAATCTACAAGATTTAAAACCCATTAAAACTTCAAAAAGGCTTTAAATACCCCATATAACACTGACTTACAACAAGTTTTCACACTATTCCCTATCATAAAATTTTCCTAAATACTTTTTCTAATATTGACATATCGGAAAAAGTCGATATATTTGCACTATGGAACATATCGAAATATTTAAAGCATTATCAAACAAGTCCCGACTACTTATGTTGGAATGGCTAAAAGAACCCGAAATTAACTTTCCGAAGCAACAATCTTGTGGCTTTGAGCATGGTGTATGCGTGGGAGAAATACAAGCCAAATCAGGACTTACACAATCGACTGTTTCTGAATATTTATCCATTCTTCAACGTGCAGGATTCATAGAATCAACTCGTGTCGGACAATGGACCTATTACAGACGCAATGAAAAAGCATTTGTAGAACTAAGCAAAATAATTGAATCGAATTTATAAAAAGAATTAATATGAGTACAGATAGTTTATTTACGCCTTTTAAATTAAAGACGTTAGATATTAAAAATAGAATTGTAATGGCGCCTATGACGCGTTCATTTTCTCCTAACGGAATTCCTACTGACGAAGTAGCAAAATATTATCAAAAAAGAGCCGAAGGTGAAGTTGGCTTAATTTTATCGGAAGGGACTGTTATAAACAGACCTTCATCATCAAATGATGCCAACGTGCCTCACTTTTATGGGGATGAAGCATTAGCTGGATGGAAAAAAGTAATCGATGGTGTTCATGCCGCTGATGGAAAAATGGGGCCACAAATTTGGCATATGGGTATCATGGATAATCATCATTCAGGATGGGTACCACCTGTACCATTTGAAGGACCATCAGGATTAAACCGACCAGGTTTTAGCAATGGTAATACGATGACCACAAAAGATATCGAAGATACTATCCTTGCATATGGACAAGCAGCTGCCGATGCCAAAAGATTAGGTTTTGACTGTGTTGAAATACACGGAGCACACGATTATCTTATCGACCAGTTTTTCTGGGATGCAACAAATCACAGAACCGATGCTTACGGAGGTAAAACACTTGCAGAACGTACTCGTTTTGCTGTAGAAGTTATCAAAGAAGTAAGAAAACAAGTAGGAGAAGATTTTGCAATAATCATCAGACTTTCACAATTTAAACCAGCTGATTACACGTATAAATTAGCTAAAAATGCTCTAGAAATGGAAGCTTGGCTTGCTCCTTTAGTAGATGCTGGTGTAGATATTTTACATTGTTCACAACGTCGTTTCTGGGAACCAGAATTTGAAGGTAGTGATTTAAACTTTGCTGGATGGGCAAAAAAAATAACAGGAATACCAACAATTACAGTAGGTTCAGTTGGACTTTCAAGTGATTTCTTTGGTGCATTTGCAGGCGAAAGCTCTCAACCAACATCTCTAGACGAATTAACTAGACGCATGGATAGAGGTGATTTTGATCTTGTAGCAGTTGGAAGACCTTTGCTTTCAGATCCAAATTGGGTTGCCAAAATAAAACATGGAAAAACCGAAGATCTAAAAGGTTTTACTAAAGAAGCTTTAGGCCAATTGGTTATTGAATAAATATAGAAACCTGTACACGTTTCTTAAGAAAGCTGATTACTTTCACCCATTTAAGTAATCAGCTTTTATCTTTTTTGAGATACTGAGAGACTAAGGTTCTAAGAAATTGAGTATAAAAATCTTATTTAACCATAAATTAAATGATTTTTCACCATTAAGAAATAAAGAAAGATTAAGCTTAATCCTTAATGAAACTTAATGCCTTTATGGTAAAACTTTTTTAACCTACAGCTTAAAAACTTTGCATACTTTGCGTAAACCCTTGCGCCCTTTGCGGTTAAATTTAACCATTCAAAATAAAGAAAACTAGGCTTTATCCTTAATGAAACTTAATACCTTTATGGTAAAACTTTTTTAACCTACAGCTTAAAAACTTTGCATACTTTGCGTATCCCGATAGCTATCGGAACTGCATCCTTAGGTTAAACGTAACAAAAATATTAAAATAAAACACCATGGAAATAATAGGAACACCTAAAATGAAAGTAGAAGTTTGGAGCGATATTATGTGCCCATTTTGCTACATTGGAAAACGAAATTATGAAACCGCACTTAACAAATTTGCTGACAATAAAGACATAGAAATTGTTTGGAAAAGTTTTCAACTTGACCCAAACATTCCAGAACAATTCGACCAAAAAGAAAAAGTTTACCAATACCTAGCTAACAGAAAAGGCTTTAGCTACGAAGATTCAGTGAGAATGCATCAAGGAGTTGTTCAAACTGCAAAAAATGCAGGATTAGAATATAACTTTGATAATGCAGTTATCGCTAATTCATTCAATGCGCATCGAATGATACAATTAGCAAAAACAAAAGGACTTGGAGATCAAGCTGAAGAACGTTTATTTTATGCTTATTTTACTGAAGGAAAAAACTTTGGAGATTCACAAATTTTAGAAGAATTAGGAAAAGATATCGGATTAACAGCTGAAGATGTAAAACAATCTTTGACTGATGACCAATATGCTGATAAAGTAAAAAGTGATATCCAGGAAGCTCAAGATCTTGGTATAAATGGAGTTCCGTTTTTTATCTTTAATCGTAAATATGCAATTAACGGCGCACAAGCTCCTGAAACATTTTTGCAAACATTAGAAAAGTCATTTGGAGAATGGAGAAAAGATAATCCAGTTACAAAATTGGATATAATCGATGGTCAGTCTTGTACTCCCGATGGAAATTGCATCTAACTAGCACTCCAATAATTTAGATATAAATAAGCCTTCTGTTTTAAATATAAAACGCAAGGCTTATTTTTTTTATAGATAACTCAATACATTTAAATCTAAATCATTAAATTTATTATTCTAAAGTGAAACTTTAATAGTAATCTTTTCATGCAAATAAAATTCTGATATGAGTGATAGTGATAAAATAAGAAAAGTAGCAATAGTAGGATACAACAGAATTCCTTTTGCGAGAGCAAATACCGCATACGCAAAAGTAGGAAATCAAGATATGATGGTTGCTACTCTTAACGGACTCATAGAAAAACATAAACTGCAAGGAAAACTACTCGGTGAAGTTGCAGGAGGTGCTGTGATAAAACATACTTACGATAGCAATCTTATAAGAGAATGTGTCATGAAAACTTCATTAGATCCAGCTACTCCTGCTTGCGACTTACAACAAGCCTGTGACACAGGAATAGAGAGTGCAATATATATTGCTAATAAAATTGCTCTCGGACAAATCGAGTCTGGAATTGCCGGAGGAGTTGACTCTATTAGTGACATACCAATTGCAGTAAGTGAAAATCTAAGGAAAATAATACTCAATGCAAGAAAAGAAAAAACCTTGG is a genomic window containing:
- a CDS encoding MFS transporter, yielding MEKTKLEIPPFSSYQKYIIVLLALLQFTVILDFMVISPLGDILMKKLDMTTANFGLTVSAYAFSAGISGLLAAGFADKFDRKKLLIFFYTGFIIGTVCCALATNYALLLAARIVTGLFGGVIGSVSLAIVTDLFVIHQRGRVMGFIQMAFASSQILGIPLGIYFANHWGWHSSFLMIAGLGILILVTIVIKMKPVVKHLELQSDKSPFLHLWHTLSNKDYQVGFMAIAFLSIGGFMLQPFGSAFLVNNIKISQLDLPMVFFYTGLSVLFIMPIIGKLSDKVNKFWLFTAGSLLTIVIIIIYTNLGPVPLWQIVGLTMIMFMGIMSRMVPATTLNTGIPEMKDRGAYMSITSSMQQIAGGIAAVCAGLIVHQETKTSPLENYDILGYVISVVSLFSIFFIWRVNQLVKSKEKAGAVKS
- a CDS encoding TetR/AcrR family transcriptional regulator — its product is MRVRDIDKEKLVVTNAIELIVQDGFQGFSMNKLAKACKISVATLYIYYKDKDDLIKKIGAEIAIEFFTSTIENFSPDMSFEEGLWIQWQNRAAFTFKHPKKVAFFEVIKQSPHAEDILNSTTKFSDFRIIMKQFITNALQNKEIVEMQFEVFWSIAYGPLYTLLNFHNEGKSMGGKPFKLTQEMMKEAFQASIRALKP
- a CDS encoding YggS family pyridoxal phosphate-dependent enzyme yields the protein MKDTIISNLKQIHDRIENACILSGRNKSDVQLLLATKTVPADNIRIAIEAGETLIGENKMQELRDKDSVLKELHIERHFIGHLQTNKIKDVLKYATCIQSLDRLSLAHELDKQLQKQGKNIDVFVQVNTSYEESKFGLAPNDVIPFIKEIKKYDRLKIKGLMTIGLLDVQKEKMQPSLRLLREIRDTIYAEGIENQTKLLLSMGMSQDLELAIAEGSNIVRIGTSIFGNRFLGKEIWNENIAE
- a CDS encoding AAA family ATPase, with the translated sequence MNLYELTVNDTEKVALNDLLFSEENKVALSQTIKEHQYIDELRKYNLKVDNKIFLYGHTGCGKTTTAKAIATALNKNIVIINLSTLINARIGETSRNVKAIFDKAIREKAVLFLDEFDQIGKSRESDDKDVGEMRRLVNTIIQLIDYFPDDSLLICATNHYNIIDTALLRRFQIRLKFEMPDEKQLDLYYDKLLVTFPVHLQDIQRKYQISYAEAKDYIHTTMKKQIIEELELQK
- a CDS encoding helix-turn-helix transcriptional regulator — protein: MEHIEIFKALSNKSRLLMLEWLKEPEINFPKQQSCGFEHGVCVGEIQAKSGLTQSTVSEYLSILQRAGFIESTRVGQWTYYRRNEKAFVELSKIIESNL
- a CDS encoding NADH:flavin oxidoreductase, with product MSTDSLFTPFKLKTLDIKNRIVMAPMTRSFSPNGIPTDEVAKYYQKRAEGEVGLILSEGTVINRPSSSNDANVPHFYGDEALAGWKKVIDGVHAADGKMGPQIWHMGIMDNHHSGWVPPVPFEGPSGLNRPGFSNGNTMTTKDIEDTILAYGQAAADAKRLGFDCVEIHGAHDYLIDQFFWDATNHRTDAYGGKTLAERTRFAVEVIKEVRKQVGEDFAIIIRLSQFKPADYTYKLAKNALEMEAWLAPLVDAGVDILHCSQRRFWEPEFEGSDLNFAGWAKKITGIPTITVGSVGLSSDFFGAFAGESSQPTSLDELTRRMDRGDFDLVAVGRPLLSDPNWVAKIKHGKTEDLKGFTKEALGQLVIE
- a CDS encoding DsbA family oxidoreductase, whose protein sequence is MEIIGTPKMKVEVWSDIMCPFCYIGKRNYETALNKFADNKDIEIVWKSFQLDPNIPEQFDQKEKVYQYLANRKGFSYEDSVRMHQGVVQTAKNAGLEYNFDNAVIANSFNAHRMIQLAKTKGLGDQAEERLFYAYFTEGKNFGDSQILEELGKDIGLTAEDVKQSLTDDQYADKVKSDIQEAQDLGINGVPFFIFNRKYAINGAQAPETFLQTLEKSFGEWRKDNPVTKLDIIDGQSCTPDGNCI